In the genome of Chloroflexota bacterium, the window CCGAACGCCGAAGGCCGTCTCCACCGCCTCCTTCACCTGATGCTTGTTGGCACGGATATCCACCTCAAAGGCGTACTGGTTCACCGGCTCCAACAGATCCGTCGACTTCTCCGTCACGATGGGTCGCTTCAAAACCTGATACACATGCATATCCGCTTACCTCCAGCACGCCATCACGCCGCTTCCGTCGCCTTATCCACGCTCAGGAACCGCCGGATCTCCTCCAGCGCATCCAACGGCAGGATGAGATAGTCATATCCCAGGATGTCCCGCACGTTCAAATATCCGGCGCGCAGGGTCCGCACATCCGGCAGGTTACGGGCGGATAGCTCCACGTTCGGGTTCGCCTCCGCCAGCAGGATCAACGCGCTGCCATCCACCTCCAGAGCATCCAACACGCCCAACATGGCCTTGGTGCGCGGCGTGTCCAGCTGCAGGCTATCCAGCACGAT includes:
- the rplW gene encoding 50S ribosomal protein L23: MHVYQVLKRPIVTEKSTDLLEPVNQYAFEVDIRANKHQVKEAVETAFGVRVEKVRIMRMPAKMRRYGRRLVTKRPMWKKAIVTLAPGDTIQFFEGV